Proteins from a single region of Argiope bruennichi chromosome 6, qqArgBrue1.1, whole genome shotgun sequence:
- the LOC129972996 gene encoding HIV Tat-specific factor 1 homolog — protein MADADFEEQLKLEELERKKKELSEEGISDPYTYVDPKDGTVYEWDVQKQAYFPKIDDDFIAKYQSNYNYQGPSEETANADSTASASEQHGEKRKASEPSWFEVDDAHNTNVYVTGLPQDITEQEFADLMGKCGLVMKDPATMKYRVKLYRENGQLKGDGLCCYIKIESVSLALDILDGYVYKGKTLHVERAKFQLKGQYDPSKKPKKMKPKEKEKMKKKREKLFEWGFEKLRGERSKNEKTVIIKNMFDPKEFDEDATLLLDYQNDIREECSKCGEVKKVVIYDRNPEGVVSVTFTEPEMADECINLMNGRWFAGRQLTAVTWDGKTKYKVIETEEERQKRLQKWEKFLEEKDSEGGDKSKAQTDSQNKQKDPKLSVPSNAYELAGETDSSGDSDGEDAAKTPAPQESYPVMQANGGLSFGARPSNQNKS, from the exons ATGGCTGATGCTGACTTTGAAGAACAGCTAAAACTTGAAGagttagaaagaaaaaagaaggaacTTAGTGAAGAAGGGATTTCAGATCCTTATACTTATGTAGATCCTAAAGATGGAACTGTATATGAATGGGATGTTCAGAAACAAGCTTACTTCCCTAAA aTAGATGATGACTTCATTGcaaaatatcaatcaaattacAATTATCAAGGTCCTTCAGAAGAAACAGCTAATGCTGACAGTACTGCATCTGCATCAGAACAACATGGAGAAAAACGTAAAGCCAGTGAAccaa GTTGGTTTGAAGTAGATGATGCACACAATACAAATGTCTATGTAACTGGATTACCTCAGGACATAACAGAACAAGAGTTTGCAGATCTGATGGGTAAATGTGGGCTAGTCATGAAAGACCCAGCCACTATGAAATACAGAGTGAAACTATACCGAGAAAATGGACAGTTGAAAGGTGATGGATTGTGTTGTTATATAAAG ATTGAATCTGTCTCATTAGCTCTAGATATTTTGGATGGTTATGTATATAAAGGAAAGACTCTTCATGTGGAAAGAGCTAAATTCCAATTGAAAGGCCAATATGATCCGAGTAAGAAACCCAAAAAAATGAagccaaaagaaaaagaaaagatgaaaaagaaaagagaaaa aTTGTTTGAATGGGGATTTGAGAAGCTCCGTGGTGAAcgatctaaaaatgaaaaaactgtcattattaaaaacatgtttgatCCAAAGGAATTTGat GAGGATGCTACTTTGCTTTTAGATTATCAGAATGATATTAGAGAAGAATGCTCAAAATGTGGAGAAGTTAAAAAAGTTGTAATATATGAT CGCAATCCAGAAGGTGTTGTTTCTGTTACATTTACTGAACCTGAAATGGCTGATGAATGCATAAACCTTATGAATGGACGTTGGTTCGCTGGACGCCAGCTCACTGCAGTAACGTGGGATGGTAAAACAAAGTATAAAGTCATTGAAACTGAAGAGGAACGTCAGAAACGACTACAAAAGTGGGAAAAATTCTTGGAAGAGAAAGACTCTGAAGGAGGAGACAAATCCAAAGCACAGACAGATTCTCAAAATAAACAGAAAGATCCTAAATTAAGTGTTCCAAGTAATGCTTATGAACTTGCTGGTGAAACAGATAGCTCTGGTGATTCAGATGGTGAAGATGCTGCCAAAACACCGGCTCCGCAAGAAAGTTATCCAGTCATGCAGGCTAATGGTGGACTGTCTTTTGGTGCACGTCCATCAAACCAGAACAAAtcttga